The following are encoded in a window of Saccharothrix longispora genomic DNA:
- a CDS encoding ABC transporter permease: MTRRPWVLGGVAGLVFAFLYAPIAWLAVVSFNDSRSLSRITGLSTRWYAELFADDRVLGALGLTLRLALTSAVVATLIGTLAAFGLRRAFPGRGLWTVLLSLPLVVPEVVLGVALLGFCVKLAGIPLGFGALVAAHVAFSLSFVVVVVRARVAGMDHRLEEAAADLGAGPLVAFRTITLPLVAPAVAAGFAFAFLLSFDDVVTSSYLTGVGSTTLPVFVYAQASKRGVSPEIVALSTLMVGVSAALLVAGVLVATWRARRAGRASTFVEHLRDQ, encoded by the coding sequence GTGACCCGGCGACCGTGGGTGCTCGGCGGGGTGGCCGGGCTGGTGTTCGCGTTCCTGTACGCGCCGATCGCGTGGCTGGCGGTCGTGTCGTTCAACGACTCGCGCTCGCTGAGCCGGATCACCGGCCTGTCGACCCGCTGGTACGCCGAGCTGTTCGCCGACGACCGCGTGCTCGGCGCGCTCGGCCTGACCCTGCGGCTGGCGCTGACCAGCGCCGTCGTGGCCACGCTGATCGGCACGCTGGCCGCGTTCGGGCTGCGGCGGGCGTTCCCCGGGCGGGGCCTGTGGACGGTGCTGCTCAGCCTGCCGCTGGTCGTCCCCGAGGTGGTGCTGGGGGTGGCGCTGCTCGGGTTCTGCGTGAAGCTCGCCGGCATCCCGCTCGGGTTCGGCGCCCTGGTGGCGGCGCACGTGGCGTTCTCGCTGAGCTTCGTCGTCGTGGTGGTGCGGGCGCGGGTGGCGGGCATGGACCACCGCCTGGAGGAGGCCGCCGCCGACCTCGGGGCCGGTCCGCTGGTCGCCTTCCGCACGATCACGCTGCCCCTGGTGGCGCCCGCCGTGGCGGCGGGCTTCGCGTTCGCGTTCCTGCTCTCCTTCGACGACGTCGTGACGTCGAGCTACCTGACCGGGGTGGGGTCGACGACGCTGCCGGTGTTCGTCTACGCCCAGGCGTCGAAGCGCGGCGTCTCCCCGGAGATCGTCGCCCTGTCGACGTTGATGGTGGGGGTGAGCGCGGCGCTGCTGGTCGCGGGTG
- a CDS encoding ABC transporter permease, translated as MARPRWLVPTGLLAPTGLWLGLFLVAPLALVVQFSFATRDTGVARAVLPWTAQAYATALNPAFLPIFGRTLAYAVLTTLLCLLLGFPLAWFIARHGGRYRTALLAAVLVPFWSSYLARVYAWKALLDGEGLVNTLLGYVGLDREGGFLLTHGAVVLGLTYGFLPFMVLPLYVACERFDFRLAEASYDLGHGRSSTFLRVVLPGVAPGVLAGSLLVLVPAAGDFVTPRLLGGVDQSTFGSVIDDQFRGGNNWPLGSAMAVLLLVLVVVVLVLRGKPGEDVL; from the coding sequence ATGGCACGTCCCCGCTGGCTGGTCCCCACCGGTCTGCTCGCGCCGACCGGCCTGTGGCTCGGCCTGTTCCTCGTCGCACCGCTGGCGCTGGTCGTGCAGTTCAGCTTCGCCACCCGGGACACCGGCGTGGCGCGGGCCGTGCTGCCGTGGACCGCGCAGGCGTACGCGACGGCCCTGAACCCGGCGTTCCTGCCGATCTTCGGCCGCACGCTGGCCTACGCGGTGCTCACGACGCTGCTGTGCCTGCTGCTGGGCTTCCCGCTGGCGTGGTTCATCGCGCGGCACGGCGGGAGGTACCGCACGGCGCTGCTCGCGGCGGTGCTGGTGCCGTTCTGGTCGAGCTACCTGGCCCGCGTCTACGCGTGGAAGGCGCTGCTGGACGGCGAGGGCCTGGTCAACACGCTGCTCGGGTACGTCGGGTTGGACCGCGAGGGCGGGTTCCTGCTGACCCACGGCGCGGTGGTGCTCGGCCTGACCTACGGCTTCCTGCCGTTCATGGTGCTGCCGCTGTACGTGGCGTGCGAGCGGTTCGACTTCCGGCTGGCGGAGGCGTCCTACGACCTAGGCCACGGCCGGTCGTCGACGTTCCTGCGGGTGGTGCTGCCCGGGGTCGCGCCGGGCGTGCTGGCCGGGTCGCTGCTGGTCCTGGTGCCCGCGGCGGGTGATTTCGTGACGCCCCGGCTGCTCGGCGGCGTGGACCAGTCCACGTTCGGCAGCGTCATCGACGACCAGTTCCGGGGCGGCAACAACTGGCCGCTCGGCTCGGCGATGGCCGTGCTGCTGCTGGTGCTCGTGGTGGTCGTGCTGGTGCTGCGCGGGAAACCGGGGGAGGACGTGCTGTGA
- a CDS encoding polyamine ABC transporter substrate-binding protein — MTEKNLRIARLWDAGPKVTRRTMLRSSAFFALAATGACGVGEAPSGTSVAATSATKATNATDEPKLNFYNWTDYIAPDTLSGFREVSGIEVTYDNFSTNDEMEAKIASGAAGYDLVVPSDNFLRRFLRSGLLSPLDHDLIPNLDNLGPRFTEAEYDPGNRYSVPWAWGTTGLAYSKSQLGDVTGFSAYDLAAAQGRSSILDEARDAMALGLLVLGHDPNTTDVKQVDEAAAALLALKKKLGQITSDVIEPLTSGQVPLAQAYSGDAFQVRDANEDVAYTIPTEGGLSYVDLLCVPKDAPHAANAHRFIDYVLRPEVGAALTNAVRYGSPNEAARLLIDPELLNDPLVYPSEEQLAKLPFTKDLGADLEARYADAWTRVKTG, encoded by the coding sequence ATGACTGAGAAGAACCTCCGGATCGCCCGTTTGTGGGATGCCGGCCCGAAGGTGACCCGCCGGACGATGCTGCGCTCCTCCGCGTTCTTCGCGCTGGCCGCCACCGGCGCGTGCGGCGTGGGCGAGGCCCCGTCCGGCACGAGCGTCGCGGCGACGTCGGCCACGAAGGCGACCAACGCGACCGACGAGCCGAAGCTGAACTTCTACAACTGGACCGACTACATCGCGCCGGACACGCTGTCGGGGTTCCGGGAGGTCTCGGGCATCGAGGTCACCTACGACAACTTCAGCACCAACGACGAGATGGAGGCCAAGATCGCCTCCGGGGCGGCGGGCTACGACCTCGTCGTGCCGAGCGACAACTTCCTGCGCCGGTTCCTGCGCTCGGGCCTGCTCTCGCCGCTGGACCACGACCTGATCCCGAACCTGGACAACCTGGGCCCGAGGTTCACCGAGGCGGAGTACGACCCGGGCAACCGCTACTCGGTGCCGTGGGCGTGGGGCACGACGGGCCTGGCGTACTCGAAGTCCCAGCTCGGCGACGTGACCGGGTTCTCGGCCTACGACCTGGCCGCCGCGCAGGGCCGCAGCTCGATCCTCGACGAGGCGCGCGACGCCATGGCGCTGGGCCTGCTCGTGCTGGGGCACGACCCGAACACCACGGACGTGAAGCAGGTGGACGAGGCCGCCGCCGCGCTGCTGGCGCTGAAGAAGAAGCTCGGCCAGATCACCTCGGACGTGATCGAGCCGCTGACCTCCGGCCAGGTGCCGCTGGCGCAGGCCTACTCCGGCGACGCCTTCCAGGTCCGCGACGCCAACGAGGACGTGGCGTACACCATCCCGACCGAGGGCGGCCTGTCCTACGTCGACCTGCTGTGCGTGCCGAAGGACGCGCCGCACGCGGCGAACGCGCACCGGTTCATCGACTACGTCCTGCGGCCGGAGGTGGGCGCCGCCCTCACCAACGCCGTCCGCTACGGCAGCCCCAACGAGGCCGCCCGGCTGCTGATCGACCCCGAGCTGCTGAACGACCCGCTCGTGTACCCGTCGGAGGAGCAGTTGGCGAAGCTGCCGTTCACCAAGGACCTCGGCGCGGACCTGGAGGCCCGCTACGCCGACGCGTGGACCAGGGTGAAGACCGGCTGA
- a CDS encoding ABC transporter ATP-binding protein, producing MRLTDQPVRGFHPAEERMPDTFAPVEVGLHGVTKRFSDQTAVNDVTLNVHEGEFFSVLGPSGCGKTTLLRMIAGFEHPTSGRIELDGVDMVGVPPHRRDVNTVFQSYALFPHMSVWDNVAYGVKRKGTRGPELKKVVGEHLELVRLGQYAKRRPAQLSGGQQQRVAIARALAAGPRLLLLDEPLGALDAVLRKELQIELMRIQREVGTTFLYVTHDQEEALVLSHRVAVMNAGRLEQVGYPEDVYERPATRFVAGFIGTSNILDATVSGVDGGWARLDAPGVTGLRVPLTRSVKHGQRVAATVRPEKVHLHDLDDEPPTGWCVLTGTVRDVVYTGVSTQYVVDVPGGGELVAFVQNTRRTTDAGAPGQPVRMAWDPDFTVLLESEHR from the coding sequence ATGAGGTTGACCGATCAGCCGGTCCGCGGCTTCCACCCGGCCGAGGAACGCATGCCCGACACCTTCGCACCCGTCGAGGTCGGGCTGCACGGCGTCACCAAGCGCTTCTCCGACCAGACCGCGGTGAACGACGTGACGCTCAACGTGCACGAGGGCGAGTTCTTCTCCGTCCTCGGGCCGTCGGGCTGCGGCAAGACGACCCTGCTGCGCATGATCGCCGGGTTCGAGCACCCCACGTCGGGGAGGATCGAGCTGGACGGCGTGGACATGGTGGGCGTCCCGCCGCACCGGCGCGACGTGAACACGGTGTTCCAGTCCTACGCGCTGTTCCCGCACATGTCGGTGTGGGACAACGTGGCGTACGGCGTGAAGCGCAAGGGCACCAGGGGCCCGGAGCTGAAGAAGGTGGTCGGTGAGCACCTGGAACTGGTTCGACTCGGGCAGTACGCCAAGCGGCGGCCCGCGCAGCTGTCCGGCGGCCAGCAGCAGCGGGTCGCCATCGCCCGCGCGCTCGCCGCGGGCCCGCGGCTCCTCCTGCTCGACGAGCCCCTTGGCGCGCTGGACGCGGTTCTGCGCAAGGAGCTCCAGATCGAGCTGATGCGCATCCAGCGCGAGGTCGGCACCACGTTCCTCTACGTGACGCACGACCAGGAGGAGGCGCTGGTGCTGTCGCACCGCGTCGCCGTGATGAACGCGGGCAGGCTGGAGCAGGTCGGCTACCCGGAGGATGTCTACGAGCGCCCGGCGACCCGCTTCGTGGCCGGTTTCATCGGCACGTCGAACATCCTGGACGCGACGGTGTCCGGTGTGGACGGCGGTTGGGCGCGGTTGGACGCGCCCGGTGTCACCGGACTGCGCGTGCCCCTCACCCGGTCGGTGAAGCACGGGCAGCGGGTCGCGGCGACCGTGCGTCCGGAGAAGGTGCACCTGCACGACCTCGACGACGAGCCGCCGACGGGCTGGTGCGTGCTCACCGGCACCGTGCGCGATGTCGTCTACACCGGCGTGTCCACGCAGTACGTGGTGGACGTGCCGGGTGGCGGTGAGCTGGTCGCGTTCGTCCAGAACACCCGCCGCACCACCGACGCGGGCGCGCCCGGCCAACCCGTGCGCATGGCCTGGGACCCCGACTTCACCGTTCTGCTGGAGAGCGAGCACCGATGA
- a CDS encoding DUF2631 domain-containing protein has protein sequence MSSSSELDKRPAVDLHDEPSAEWGWHGTFPKGIKIAGWLSTLSVFAMLIGNHHGRTEDLWVVLIGVAMAAGLIWLQVRSRTPWRR, from the coding sequence GTGTCTTCGTCCTCGGAACTGGACAAGCGTCCTGCGGTCGACCTCCACGACGAGCCGTCGGCCGAGTGGGGTTGGCACGGCACCTTCCCGAAGGGCATCAAGATCGCGGGCTGGCTGTCCACGCTGAGCGTGTTCGCCATGCTGATCGGCAACCACCACGGCCGCACCGAGGACCTGTGGGTCGTCCTGATCGGCGTCGCGATGGCCGCCGGTCTGATCTGGCTCCAGGTGCGCAGCCGCACCCCCTGGCGCCGCTGA
- a CDS encoding type IV toxin-antitoxin system AbiEi family antitoxin domain-containing protein, which yields MEMVRALELLGGYTAGQWGMVTTRQALAVGVGDVTLHRLRGAGLLETVRRGVHATTSSAASDARLEQAAWLALRPDTAGWERPALDPDGGVVSHRSAARLHGLGDLPDSGVEITVPRRRTTRDPGVRLHRAELRQDDVALLDGLPITTPVRTICDLLGRHVDASHIATIIRQSVKAGQVDLADLVERIGPHARRYGVARGNGVELLAQLLAQIGVSPGELAIVSPRLTWKGLSESTWGQLAKTEVTWGDLATASPEFLQRLLRAAPDRDATTDQDDRS from the coding sequence ATGGAGATGGTTCGCGCTCTCGAACTGCTTGGCGGCTACACCGCCGGGCAGTGGGGCATGGTGACCACGCGGCAAGCACTGGCCGTCGGCGTGGGCGATGTCACCCTGCACCGCCTCAGGGGAGCCGGCCTGCTGGAGACCGTGCGTCGTGGCGTGCACGCCACGACGTCGTCCGCAGCCTCCGACGCCCGACTCGAACAGGCGGCCTGGCTGGCCCTTCGACCGGACACCGCCGGTTGGGAACGCCCCGCGCTCGACCCGGACGGCGGCGTCGTCTCGCACCGTTCGGCGGCCCGGCTGCACGGCCTCGGGGACCTGCCGGACAGCGGGGTCGAGATCACCGTTCCCCGGCGACGCACCACGCGCGACCCCGGTGTGCGGCTGCACAGGGCGGAACTGCGCCAGGACGACGTGGCCCTGCTGGACGGCCTGCCGATCACCACCCCGGTGCGCACGATCTGCGACTTGCTCGGCCGGCACGTCGATGCCAGCCACATCGCGACGATCATCAGGCAATCCGTCAAGGCGGGGCAGGTCGACCTCGCAGATCTGGTGGAGCGCATCGGACCGCACGCCCGCCGCTACGGAGTGGCGCGCGGGAACGGGGTCGAACTCCTGGCACAACTCCTCGCGCAGATCGGGGTCTCCCCCGGCGAACTGGCGATCGTGTCACCTCGCTTGACGTGGAAAGGGCTGAGTGAGTCCACCTGGGGGCAACTGGCCAAGACCGAGGTCACCTGGGGCGACCTCGCCACCGCGTCGCCGGAGTTCCTGCAGCGCCTCCTCCGAGCCGCGCCGGACCGTGACGCCACCACCGATCAGGACGACAGGTCATGA
- a CDS encoding nucleotidyl transferase AbiEii/AbiGii toxin family protein, with product MTPKPPLSPQAFMNALKARAANTSKVSGVPTKELLERYYHRRLLARVFHADGNGWVLKGGQALLVRWPLARYSTDVDLLRTSGESTVDDAVVALLDAVAVTLDDHLRFDHHDTSREAAANRPSRKVRFRVMFGLKQLSVVSVDVVAADLHPLGELVVERLAAPFTVDSSPWPAVRMWPLEDHVADKVAAMYERHGEHLRPSTRFKDLVDIALIAHNSPLAGATTHAALHAEVRRRRNAGTHLVLPDRFTVPGAGWVTGYRAEAAKAHELPNGYRTLDGVTPLAKAFVTPLLQEHEIPGTWQPGALRWV from the coding sequence ATGACACCGAAACCGCCCCTGAGCCCCCAGGCCTTCATGAACGCCCTGAAGGCCCGTGCGGCCAACACCTCGAAGGTCAGCGGAGTCCCCACCAAGGAACTGCTCGAACGCTATTACCACCGTCGCCTGCTGGCCCGCGTGTTCCACGCGGACGGGAACGGCTGGGTGTTGAAGGGCGGCCAAGCCCTGCTGGTGCGGTGGCCCCTCGCCCGCTACTCGACCGACGTCGACCTCCTGCGCACCTCCGGGGAATCCACGGTCGACGACGCCGTGGTGGCGCTACTCGACGCGGTGGCCGTGACCCTCGACGACCACCTGCGGTTCGACCACCACGACACATCGCGCGAGGCGGCCGCGAACCGACCGTCCCGCAAGGTGCGGTTCAGGGTGATGTTCGGCCTCAAGCAGTTGTCGGTGGTCAGCGTCGACGTCGTAGCAGCCGACCTGCACCCGCTCGGCGAACTCGTCGTCGAGCGGTTGGCCGCCCCGTTCACCGTCGATTCGAGCCCTTGGCCGGCGGTGCGCATGTGGCCGTTGGAGGACCACGTGGCGGACAAGGTCGCGGCGATGTACGAACGCCACGGCGAGCACCTGCGGCCGTCCACCAGGTTCAAGGACCTGGTGGACATCGCGTTGATCGCGCACAACTCACCCCTGGCAGGCGCGACGACCCACGCGGCCCTGCACGCCGAGGTGCGCCGACGCCGGAACGCGGGGACCCACCTGGTCCTCCCGGACCGCTTCACCGTTCCCGGTGCCGGGTGGGTGACGGGCTACCGCGCGGAGGCGGCCAAGGCGCATGAACTCCCGAACGGCTACCGCACTCTCGACGGTGTGACGCCGCTGGCCAAGGCGTTCGTCACCCCTCTGCTCCAAGAGCACGAAATCCCGGGGACGTGGCAGCCAGGCGCTCTCCGGTGGGTGTGA